ACGGTAGGTGAGGCTACCACAAGGATACGGATGACTACCGCAAAGCAGTGGAGACACTACTCGTTGGTCAACAGTCCTGATCGCCAAGGTCAAGACTAAGCTCATTTCATCGCCTTGCGGAGCTAAAGCTTGAACGGTCCATTTTTTGACAGAATCTATTAAAAAATCAACCTCGAGTTTATAGAGTCTTACCTGTATATGGGTAGGACTCTTTTCTTTTGTCTGAGGTCCACCCACTATGTAAAAAAATGAAAGGAGAAACCTATGAGACTAATCGACGATCACCCCGAACCGCACCTAACCAGTCAATCGCTGATTAGTGTCTTAGGGACTCCATAAGTGATTGGCTCCTGATTAAATAAGGAGATTCCAATGTCAACAAATAAAGAAAGACTTATTGCTGCTCTTCAAGAGCCACTTGAAACAACCCTTACTCGCTACAAGACTCATTTGGATGGCTTGAAGGAAGACCAAGTAGAAGAAAACCGTGACCTTTATGGGGAAAATGTCATAACCAAGGGACAAGAGGATTCTATCATCAAAAAGATTTATGAATCTATCATCAATCCCTTTACTGTTATTCTCTTAGTCATTGCTCTAGTTTCCTTTATCACCAATGTCTGGCTTGCTAAACCGGGTGAAGAAGACCCAACGACTTCTATCATCATTGTCACTCTAGTTTTGATATCTGGTGGTATCCGTTTTATTCAAGAACTTCGTAGCGACAAGGCTGCCAGTAATTTGTCTCGCATGATTGTCAATACAGCAACAGTACTTCGAGATGGCAGTGAGCAAGAAATCCCAATCGATGAAATTGTGGTTGGAGATGTGGTCAAACTGAGTGCGGGAGATATGATTCCGGCGGATGTGGTCTTGCTAGACTCTCGTGATTTCTTTGTTCAACAGTCTGGCTTGACAGGTGAAAGCGATGCTGTGGAAAAGGCTTGTCTGTCTAAGGCGGATGGTCAAAATCTAGAGAGTTTGCTTGAGAGTGAGAGCCTTGCTTTCATGGGAACTAATGTTATCTCTGGTCGTGCAACAGCCTTGGTTTTAGTTGTTGGTGATGACACCATGATGGGAGCTATCGAGCAGACCATCAATACTTATGACGAACCAACTTCCTTTGAACGTGAGATGAACTCCATTTCTTGGCTCTTGATTCGACTCATGTTGGTCATGGTTCCTGTTGTTTTTGTGATTAACGGTTTAACAGATGGGGACTGGCTTGAAGCCGGCGTCTTTGCCCTTAGTGTGGGAGTCGGTTTGACCCCAGAAATGTTGCCGATGATTATCACAGCCAGTCTTGCCAAGGGTTCTATCATTATGGCCAAGGAAAAGGTGGTCATCAAAAAACTTAATGCTATTCAAGACCTAGGGGCTATCGACATCCTTTGTACGGATAAGACAGGAACCCTGACTCAAGATGAAATCGTTCTTGAGTACCCTCTTGATATCCATGGTGACCTTGACCTATCAGTGCTTCGGAGAGCCTATCTTAACTCTTATTTCCAAACTGGCTTGAAAAATCTTATGGACCGTGCCATTATTAGTCGAACTGAGAGAGAAGCTAAGAAACACGAGATTGTTCGTGACCTTGACCAAACCTTCCACAAGATTGATGAGCTCCCTTTTGATTTTGAACGCCGTCGCATGAGTGTCATTGTTAAAGACAATGATGGTTTTGTCAGCATGGTGACAAAAGGTGCCCTTGAAGAAATGCTCTCTGTTTCTAACTATGTGGAATACAAGGGTGACATTATCCCATTGACCGACGATGTTCGTGATGAAGTTCTCGCTGAAGTTGCCCAGTTGAATGAACAAGGTTTGCGTGTTCTCGGTGTTAGCTATAAATCACAGCTTAATGAAAATGACGTCTTTAGTGTCGAAGATGAAAGTGACATGATTTTGACGGGATATCTTGCCTTTCTTGACCCACCAAAACCATCAGCAGCACCTGCTATCAAGGCTTTGGCAGAGTATGGTGTGACCACAAAGATTTTGACTGGAGACAATGATAAGGTGACACAGGCTGTCTGTGAAAAAGTTGGTCTAGATGTGAGACACATCCTACTTGGAAGTGACATTGATACCATGTCAGATCAAGATTTGGCTAAGGCTGTGGAAACGACAACAGTCTTTGCTAAGTTATCCCCAGACCAAAAGGCACGAATTATCCTAAGCCTTAAGGAAAATGGCCACAAGGTAGGTTATATGGGTGATGGTATCAACGATGCCCCATCTATGAAGGTGTCAGATGTGGGTATCTCTGTGGATACAGCTGTTGATATTGCTAAAGAAACTGCAGATGTTATCTTGCTTGATAAGGATCTAATGGTCTTGGAAAAAGGTCTAGTTGAAGGACGTAAGGTCTATGCCAATATGACCAAGTATATCAAGATGACTGTTTCTTCAAATTTCGGTAATATCTTTTCTCTCCTTTTTGCCAGCATCTTCTTACCATTCCTACCAATGGCACCTGTGCATTTAATTGTTCTTAATCTTGTCTATGATATTTCTTGTATCGCTCTTCCATTTGACAATGTGGACAAGGAATTTCTTAAAGAGCCACATATCTGGGAAGCCAAATCAATCATGCGTTTCATGGCTTGGTTTGGACCTATTTCGTCTGTATTTGATATTTTGACTTACATCTTGCTCTATTTCATCATTGTGCCAATGATTTTGGGGCATGGCTATGTTCATGGTTCACCAGAAGCAGCAGCCTTTATTATCATCTTCCAAACAGGTTGGTTTATCGAATCTATGTGGTCTCAAACCATGGTTATCCACATGTTACGTTCACCAAAACTACCATTTATTCAAAGCCACCCAGCACTATCTGTTGTTGTGACAACCCTATTTGCTGCTGTCTTTGTAACCTCTCTTCCTTACAGTCCTTTGGCTAGTCTCTTAAAACTTAGCCATCTAA
Above is a window of Streptococcus salivarius DNA encoding:
- the mgtA gene encoding magnesium-translocating P-type ATPase, with the protein product MSTNKERLIAALQEPLETTLTRYKTHLDGLKEDQVEENRDLYGENVITKGQEDSIIKKIYESIINPFTVILLVIALVSFITNVWLAKPGEEDPTTSIIIVTLVLISGGIRFIQELRSDKAASNLSRMIVNTATVLRDGSEQEIPIDEIVVGDVVKLSAGDMIPADVVLLDSRDFFVQQSGLTGESDAVEKACLSKADGQNLESLLESESLAFMGTNVISGRATALVLVVGDDTMMGAIEQTINTYDEPTSFEREMNSISWLLIRLMLVMVPVVFVINGLTDGDWLEAGVFALSVGVGLTPEMLPMIITASLAKGSIIMAKEKVVIKKLNAIQDLGAIDILCTDKTGTLTQDEIVLEYPLDIHGDLDLSVLRRAYLNSYFQTGLKNLMDRAIISRTEREAKKHEIVRDLDQTFHKIDELPFDFERRRMSVIVKDNDGFVSMVTKGALEEMLSVSNYVEYKGDIIPLTDDVRDEVLAEVAQLNEQGLRVLGVSYKSQLNENDVFSVEDESDMILTGYLAFLDPPKPSAAPAIKALAEYGVTTKILTGDNDKVTQAVCEKVGLDVRHILLGSDIDTMSDQDLAKAVETTTVFAKLSPDQKARIILSLKENGHKVGYMGDGINDAPSMKVSDVGISVDTAVDIAKETADVILLDKDLMVLEKGLVEGRKVYANMTKYIKMTVSSNFGNIFSLLFASIFLPFLPMAPVHLIVLNLVYDISCIALPFDNVDKEFLKEPHIWEAKSIMRFMAWFGPISSVFDILTYILLYFIIVPMILGHGYVHGSPEAAAFIIIFQTGWFIESMWSQTMVIHMLRSPKLPFIQSHPALSVVVTTLFAAVFVTSLPYSPLASLLKLSHLNGLYFILLFVIIVLYMLSVTFVKHIYIKKYKEWL